Proteins from one Gossypium raimondii isolate GPD5lz chromosome 8, ASM2569854v1, whole genome shotgun sequence genomic window:
- the LOC105792159 gene encoding uncharacterized protein LOC105792159, with protein MAAAATPPPVAADASSSSSPLTLASSACESKEVAVNEGQYQEQQKQDGIKECLHKTKPIQFLGRTTPIILQNDNGPCPLLAICNILLLRNNLSLSADIAEVSQEKLLSLVADRLIDSNSNVNNKDAGYVENQQQNIADAIDLLPRLATGIDVNIKFRRIDDFEFTPECAIFDLLDIPLYHGWIVDPQDYETASAIGSKSYNAIMGELVALETRNMEISRKNNSEDCVDFAAATTATLGVPSPCLSKTRSFDDSPRSVSDQQSLRKGDLEEEAELMIALKLSEAELPTSNGDPGSLDIRSCSNNPVSVDSVDKQEGDGSAEHQNLHQHEPSGSAEHQNLHQHEPSFSDNCISLSNNSVGKTCFQTVSKEELLKTDGINQDQSFYVKSGDITLSNDVVEEKNVETMVVKGSSADELLQIENAVTTSLAKNTASADGKNTEISQGGGNIEIQSTSATDALDIPDNVNGCDTTEESSVSLQNAGSDSSSGRIHHLDVPEVFTSSLDGSEPIYEGEDCILDSITTTYQDREPIYEGEVVLAKQAGKTAVEDSDMRSKDEITLQQGELIGNFLKNNASQLTFYGLFCLQDGLKERELCVFFRNNHFSTMFKYDGELYLLATDQGYLNQPDLVWEKLNEVNGDTLFMTGNFKEFKVDSHTNGAWDQQNAMASTADYIARIDNAAQGGLDITSDLQLAIALQQQEFEQQPQRQNVQQPPVVGGSRLVTGPQVPRNSGRNPSSSMPRQDAKSKEKCIVM; from the exons atggccGCAGCTGCTACACCTCCTCCTGTTGCTGCTGAtgcttcctcttcttcttcaccTTTGACTTTGGCTTCTTCGGCATGTGAATCGAAGGAAGTAGCAGTGAACGAAGGACAGTATCAGGAACAACAAAAGCAAGACGGAATTAAAGAGTGCTTGCACAAGACTAAGCCAATCCAGTTCTTAGGTCGTACTACGCCTATTATTCTCCAAAACGACAATGGACCTTGCCCCCTCCTTGCCATCT GTAATATTCTCCTTTTAAGGAACAATTTGAGCCTGAGTGCTGATATAGCTGAAGTTTCACAGGAGAAATTGCTTTCACTGGTAGCTGACCGCCTGATTGATTCTAACAGTAATGTCAAT AATAAAGATGCAGGGTATGTAGAAAACCAACAGCAGAATATTGCAGATGCTATTGATTTACTTCCGCGCCTTGCTACAGGGATTGATGTGAATATTAAATTCAGGAG AATAGATGACTTTGAGTTCACTCCAGAGTGTGCCATATTTGATCTGCTTGATATTCCCCTTTATCATGGTTGGATAGTTGATCCCCAG GACTATGAAACTGCTAGTGCCATTGGGTCAAAATCCTATAATGCTATTATGGGGGAGCTTGTCGCATTGGAAACTCGAAATATGGAGATTTCACGCAAAAACAACTCTGAAGATTGTGTGGATTTTGCTGCTGCAACAACTGCCACTTTAGGAGTTCCCTCTCCCTGCCTGTCAAAAACAAGATCTTTTGATGATTCTCCTCGTTCTGTTTCTGACCAGCAAAGCTTAAGAAAAGGGGATCTTGAGGAGGAAGCAGAGCTAATGATAGCCTTGAAATTATCAGAGGCTGAATTGCCAACCTCAAATGGTGATCCTGGCAGTTTAGATATAAGATCGTGTTCAAACAACCCTGTTTCTGTAGATTCTGTAGATAAACAAGAGGGGGACGGAAGTGCTGAACATCAGAACTTGCACCAGCATGAACCATCCGGAAGTGCTGAACATCAGAACTTGCACCAGCATGAACCATCCTTTTCAGATAATTGCATTTCCTTGAGCAATAATAGTGTTGGTAAGACGTGTTTTCAGACCGTCTCAAAAGAAGAGTTGCTAAAGACTGATGGAATTAATCAGGATCAGTCATTTTATGTTAAATCTGGGGATATTACCCTTTCTAATGATGTGGTCGAGGAGAAAAATGTTGAAACAATGGTTGTTAAGGGGAGTAGTGCTGATGAATTGCTCCAGATTGAAAATGCAGTTACCACTTCTCTTGCAAAAAATACTGCTTCTGCAGATGGAAAAAATACTGAAATTTCACAAGGGGGTGGAAATATTGAGATACAATCCACATCTGCAACTGATGCTCTTGACATTCCAGATAATGTGAATGGTTGTGACACGACTGAAGAATCATCCGTGTCTTTACAGAATGCTGGTTCAGATTCATCTAGTGGCAGAATACATCATTTAGATGTGCCTGAAGTGTTCACTTCTAGTCTTGATGGAAGTGAACCGATATATGAAGGTGAGGACTGCATATTAGATTCAATAACAACAACATATCAAGACCGGGAGCCTATATATGAAGGTGAGGTAGTTCTTGCAAAACAAGCTGGCAAAACAGCTGTGGAGGACTCCGATATGAGGTCTAAAGATGAAATCACTCTGCAGCAAG GGGAGTTGATTGGAAACTTCTTGAAGAACAATGCCAGTCAGTTGACCTTTTATGG GCTTTTTTGCTTACAAGATGGTCTTAAAGAACGAGAGCTTTGTGTTTTCTTTCGTAATAATCATTTCAGCACCATGTTTAAG TATGACGGTGAACTTTATCTTTTAGCTACTGACCAAGGCTATCTAAATCAGCCTGATTTGGTGTGGGAGAAACTAAATGAG GTCAATGGAGACACACTATTTATGACTGGCAACTTCAAAGAATTCAAGGTGGATAGTCATACCAATGGTGCTTGGGATCAACAAAATGCTATGGCTAGTACGGCT GACTATATTGCCCGCATTGATAATGCAGCACAAGGTGGATTGGATATAAC CTCAGATTTACAGCTCGCAATAGCTTTACAACAACAGGAGTTTGAACAACAGCCACAGCGTCAGAATGTGCAGCAACCTCCGGTTGTTGGTGGTTCAAGATTAGTAACAGGTCCCCAG GTGCCAAGAAACAGCGGAAGGAACCCGTCATCTTCAATGCCAAGGCAAGAtgcaaaatcaaaagaaaagtgTATTGTGATGTGA
- the LOC105792158 gene encoding protein STAY-GREEN homolog, chloroplastic: MGTLSFAPILPTKPRPSVFEQNKSPFVSRRRSKKKNLPIVPVARLFGPAIFEASKLKVLFLGVDEKKHPGKLPRTYTLTHSDITSKLTLAISQTINNSQLQGWANKLYRDEVVAEWKKVKGKMSLHVHCHISGGHFLLDLCAGLRYFIFCKELPVVLKAFVHGDGNLLKNYPELQEALVWVYFHSNIPEFNKVECWGPLVEGGSQQGGKKQEILASNWELPHPCPDNCDCCFPPMSLIPWSQELPHQN; encoded by the exons ATGGGAACTTTGAGTTTTGCTCCGATTCTGCCTACAAAGCCAAGACCTTCAGTCTTTGAACAAAACAAGTCTCCTTTTGTTTCAAGAAGAAGATCCAAGAAGAAGAATCTACCTATTGTTCCT GTAGCAAGGTTGTTTGGGCCAGCTATATTCGAGGCATCAAAGCTAAAAGTTCTGTTTTTAGGAGTGGATGAGAAGAAGCACCCAGGGAAGCTTCCCAGAACTTATACACTTACACATAGTGATATAACATCGAAACTTACCTTAGCGATCTCACAAACCATTAACAACTCTCAG TTGCAGGGTTGGGCGAACAAATTATACAGGGACGAAGTAGTGGCTGAATGGAAGAAAGTGAAGGGAAAAATGTCACTACACGTCCATTGTCACATAAGCGGAGGCCATTTCCTCTTGGACTTGTGTGCTGGACTTAGATACTTCATCTTCTGCAAAGAACTACCCGTGGTAC TGAAGGCGTTTGTCCATGGAGACGGGAATCTGCTAAAGAACTACCCAGAATTACAGGAAGCATTGGTATGGGTTTATTTTCACTCAAACATTCCGGAATTCAACAAAGTAGAGTGTTGGGGTCCACTAGTGGAAGGTGGGTCCCAACAAGGAGGGAAAAAGCAAGAAATATTGGCAAGTAACTGGGAATTGCCTCATCCATGTCCAGACAACTGTGACTGTTGTTTTCCACCGATGAGTTTGATCCCATGGTCACAAGAGCTTCCCcaccaaaattaa